The Terriglobia bacterium genome includes a region encoding these proteins:
- a CDS encoding type 4a pilus biogenesis protein PilO — MAKFGEMSLGARAGILFLAAAMVGAAYYYIYFNPMYQANQQLDARIKEKKAENETLKMFEPKLAEVNRNMAILQQQLEIQKRIVPEDKDADQFIKLLHDTAATSGIEIRRYTAMPVSNKEFYSEVPFAIDIDGPYYSVLNFFQRVAELERIVNVGNMQMGNTKSGSAAKVKGSYTYAPGETVLASCTATTFFSHEPEEQPAPGPPKPGQPAPSPTAKP; from the coding sequence ATGGCTAAATTCGGAGAAATGTCGTTAGGAGCGCGGGCAGGAATCCTGTTCCTTGCCGCGGCCATGGTGGGCGCAGCCTACTACTACATCTATTTCAATCCCATGTATCAGGCGAACCAGCAGCTTGACGCCAGGATCAAGGAAAAGAAGGCGGAGAACGAGACGCTGAAGATGTTCGAGCCCAAGCTGGCTGAAGTGAACCGCAATATGGCGATCCTGCAGCAGCAGCTGGAAATCCAGAAGCGGATCGTTCCAGAAGACAAGGATGCGGACCAGTTCATCAAGTTGTTGCATGACACGGCCGCGACCTCTGGCATTGAGATACGGCGATATACGGCGATGCCGGTGAGCAACAAGGAGTTCTATAGCGAAGTGCCGTTTGCCATCGATATTGACGGACCGTATTACTCAGTGCTGAATTTTTTCCAACGGGTGGCTGAGTTGGAGAGAATCGTCAATGTGGGCAACATGCAGATGGGCAATACCAAGAGCGGCAGCGCGGCCAAGGTAAAGGGTTCTTACACCTATGCTCCGGGAGAAACTGTGCTGGCCAGCTGCACGGCAACAACTTTCTTTAGTCATGAACCGGAAGAGCAACCGGCCCCAGGGCCGCCGAAGCCGGGTCAACCAGCTCCGTCGCCAACGGCGAAGCCGTAA
- a CDS encoding fused MFS/spermidine synthase — protein sequence MAGKRLLPLLGGSSAVWITCLVFFQTALLLGYLCAHAIAMRLSRRAQLVAYGFLLALSLVQVFANLNPHPHASTVRPVFSVLWVLAMLIGLPFLALSATNPLLQSWYAHGRPDHDAAPPYRLFALSNFGSLLALLAYPVLIEPNFSLRTQTLAWSLGFLAFVVVCGVIIASRRTVPEIGEPEIHPSPAVSVSASAAPQAAAAAAPSLLPDVVPSPGERTLWLLMAACGSLLLSAVTSHLSQNIAAIPLLWILPLTIYLLTFVLAFNGGRIYSRKLMMGLLPSALGGVGYLIVDTTMDVPIMISIPLFCLTLFIGAFFCHGELYLRRPSARYLTQYYLLIAAGGALGSMFVGVLAPVVFSGSYEMAWSLVYTAALAAALIWRQYWAWRIFWPAAAIGLLAVVVLQERADRENAIVQVRSFYGTLRVTDEETEDAGRYRTLIHGTIQHGTQFMASDELRRLPTTYYSRDSGVGLALDNCCKGRPRRVADIGLGTGTLAAYGEPGDVFRFYEIDPRVEVIAKNVFTYLRESRAKIEIVHGDARLSMEAEPPENYDVIAVDAFSGDAIPVHLLTAEAIKLYERHLAPGGIIAFHISNTYLSLAPVVQEQADHAGLHAVLVSTEDNDDTGAFSSDWVLVTANEKFLALPEIADASAKIDLKPGLRLWTDDYSSLLPIMNFRAAPKKDPTEPDK from the coding sequence ATGGCAGGCAAGCGCCTGCTGCCACTGTTGGGAGGCTCCTCGGCGGTATGGATTACCTGCCTGGTGTTTTTCCAGACTGCGCTGCTGCTGGGCTATCTTTGCGCACACGCCATCGCCATGCGGTTATCGCGCCGGGCACAGTTGGTGGCATATGGATTCTTGCTTGCGCTAAGCCTGGTACAAGTGTTTGCGAATTTGAATCCGCATCCACATGCTTCTACCGTTCGTCCGGTTTTTAGTGTGTTGTGGGTTCTGGCGATGCTGATTGGGCTGCCGTTCCTCGCCTTATCGGCGACGAACCCGCTGTTGCAGTCCTGGTACGCTCATGGCCGGCCCGACCATGATGCTGCGCCACCTTACCGGCTGTTTGCTCTTTCCAATTTCGGATCATTACTGGCGTTGCTGGCTTATCCGGTTCTGATTGAACCGAATTTCAGCCTGCGAACGCAGACGCTGGCATGGTCGTTGGGATTTCTGGCGTTCGTGGTGGTCTGCGGAGTCATTATCGCCAGCAGAAGAACAGTGCCCGAGATCGGAGAGCCGGAGATACATCCATCGCCTGCCGTGAGCGTATCTGCGTCCGCTGCGCCCCAGGCAGCCGCCGCGGCAGCACCATCACTTTTGCCTGATGTAGTTCCCAGTCCAGGTGAAAGAACGCTGTGGCTGCTCATGGCAGCGTGCGGATCGCTGCTGCTTTCAGCCGTAACCAGCCACTTGAGCCAGAACATTGCCGCCATCCCGCTGCTGTGGATCCTTCCGCTCACGATTTATCTGCTTACGTTTGTGCTGGCCTTCAACGGTGGAAGAATTTATTCGCGAAAGCTAATGATGGGATTGCTTCCATCGGCGCTGGGGGGCGTGGGTTATCTGATCGTGGATACCACGATGGACGTTCCGATCATGATTTCCATACCGCTCTTCTGCCTGACTTTATTTATCGGAGCGTTTTTTTGCCACGGAGAGCTCTACCTGCGACGTCCTTCAGCGCGCTATCTTACGCAGTACTACTTGCTCATTGCGGCGGGCGGCGCGCTAGGATCCATGTTTGTGGGCGTGCTGGCGCCGGTGGTCTTTAGCGGAAGTTATGAGATGGCTTGGAGTTTGGTGTATACGGCTGCACTGGCGGCGGCGCTTATATGGCGACAGTACTGGGCGTGGCGGATCTTTTGGCCTGCGGCCGCAATCGGCCTGCTGGCAGTTGTTGTCTTGCAGGAGCGCGCCGACCGAGAAAACGCAATCGTGCAAGTAAGGAGTTTTTACGGGACTCTGCGGGTAACCGATGAAGAGACAGAAGACGCGGGAAGGTATCGCACGCTCATTCACGGGACCATCCAGCATGGAACGCAGTTCATGGCCAGTGACGAGTTGCGGCGGCTGCCAACTACTTATTACTCGCGGGATTCGGGAGTCGGGCTGGCGCTGGACAATTGTTGCAAAGGCAGGCCGCGCCGGGTGGCCGACATCGGCTTGGGGACGGGGACGCTGGCGGCTTATGGAGAGCCGGGAGACGTTTTTCGTTTTTATGAGATTGACCCGCGCGTGGAGGTCATCGCCAAGAATGTCTTTACTTACCTGCGGGAGTCGCGGGCAAAGATAGAGATCGTGCATGGTGACGCCCGGCTTTCCATGGAGGCGGAGCCGCCCGAGAATTATGACGTGATTGCCGTAGATGCCTTTTCCGGCGACGCAATCCCCGTCCATCTCCTCACTGCCGAGGCGATCAAGCTTTATGAGCGGCACCTGGCTCCGGGTGGGATTATTGCATTCCACATCTCCAACACTTATCTGAGTCTGGCCCCTGTGGTGCAGGAACAAGCTGACCATGCCGGCCTGCATGCTGTGCTGGTATCGACCGAGGACAACGATGACACCGGCGCTTTTAGTTCAGACTGGGTGCTGGTAACGGCCAATGAGAAATTTCTGGCCCTGCCGGAGATTGCCGATGCCAGCGCAAAGATCGATCTGAAACCCGGCCTGCGTCTCTGGACTGACGACTACAGCAGTCTTTTGCCGATCATGAACTTCCGCGCGGCACCCAAGAAGGACCCAACCGAACCAGACAAATGA
- a CDS encoding Rne/Rng family ribonuclease: MAKELYVSSTPHETKVAVVEEDQLSEIYFERENEYTLAGSIYKGRVTRVLPGMQSAFVNIGLERDAFLYVSDFLMEEDEDSDAIGEAVASSRNSPIIEVRSSQGQDGPIEAQEIMPPITVGDEEDADTEQESAEGASSEKGAPQEQEREGARKWRGRRRRGRGGRDRFADRGANDQAAGDRGEQDKPVETATEEHNEAQPESRPEVRHERHENRPEGRSEGRHEGRSDYRRENRRDRYESRPEQSFEHAEPIVLPGESISKYQPHGSQSSTAATQAPIKTESVPRPRPSTEYSIDPSAFAAGSMVLPGETLAKYGKDKQQSRGRSEPPTEHQAAERAPEHQERGFLQDAESAGPIPAKFEQEDRTEARVEAPRVFHRRESAPVIEEPEADETTSRFEEPQKPATEPEEERFERMNVASVFGGGAAEVEETAEIDEEEQAEEATHLDSSLEAPEQEQQVWTPAAGSGEVSEQNRGMQARGVIEEEEIEEEESDLPRFEEDLDMGEFEELEEEVLGQSGEQMVPMGKELMEAVRDAHVNEQATGKYEAEGLDPDELEEVEEAFGHGEEDAESGDVEIEEATQEDLEDGSAEHGAPAASGYQQRTERRPQDRRGGRRRGQGGRPMRGRPRHQSARQMPAISDLLKEGQEILVQIAKEPIAKKGARITSHIALPGRYLVYMPTVHHTGVSRKIASEEERHRLKRIALSERGEAQGGFIVRTAAAGAEEQDLRNDIRFLINLWNEIKGRAESSKAPALIYHDLNLVERILRDQVSGSFSAIWADTEQEYERILRFVSRFQPSLVKRVKLYSKDTPLFEQFNITEEINKALKSKVWLRSGGYIVINQTEALVAIDINTGKYVGKTARLEDTIVKTNIDAIKEIVRQIRLRDLGGIIVIDFIDMDERRNRAKVMQALEEALKADRAPSKVLQFNDFGLVAITRKRVKQSLERTLGQPCPTCSATGMIKSVTTVCNEIYVEMRKMSRHFERDVMVRVNPEVAKALKGNNGRWLQEMEELVKRTVLVKSDPLLHPEQFDIQ, from the coding sequence ATGGCGAAAGAACTTTATGTCTCTTCCACCCCGCATGAAACCAAGGTAGCGGTGGTTGAAGAAGACCAACTTTCAGAAATATATTTTGAGCGAGAAAACGAATACACGCTGGCCGGCTCCATCTATAAAGGGCGCGTCACGCGCGTCCTGCCGGGCATGCAGTCCGCCTTTGTAAACATTGGCCTTGAGCGCGATGCGTTCCTCTACGTTTCCGATTTCCTGATGGAAGAAGACGAGGACAGCGACGCCATTGGCGAGGCCGTGGCCAGCTCCCGCAACTCACCGATCATTGAGGTGCGCAGCAGTCAGGGACAAGACGGGCCGATTGAGGCGCAGGAAATCATGCCGCCGATTACGGTCGGTGACGAAGAAGACGCAGACACAGAACAGGAATCTGCCGAGGGCGCGTCCTCTGAAAAAGGCGCTCCGCAAGAGCAGGAGCGTGAAGGCGCGCGCAAATGGCGCGGACGCCGCCGCCGCGGAAGAGGCGGACGCGACCGTTTTGCCGATCGCGGCGCTAACGATCAGGCAGCGGGCGATCGTGGCGAGCAGGATAAGCCGGTAGAAACCGCAACGGAAGAGCATAACGAAGCGCAACCGGAGAGCCGTCCAGAAGTCAGGCACGAGAGGCATGAAAATCGGCCAGAAGGACGGTCTGAGGGACGCCATGAAGGTCGCTCGGACTATCGCCGCGAAAATCGGCGCGACCGTTACGAAAGCAGACCCGAACAAAGCTTCGAGCACGCTGAACCAATCGTGCTGCCCGGGGAGTCGATTTCAAAATATCAGCCGCACGGCTCACAGTCTTCCACGGCAGCAACGCAAGCTCCGATTAAGACGGAGTCAGTGCCACGGCCCCGGCCTTCGACAGAATATTCCATCGATCCTTCGGCTTTTGCCGCGGGCTCCATGGTCCTGCCGGGCGAGACGTTGGCCAAGTACGGAAAAGATAAACAGCAGTCGCGCGGAAGGTCCGAACCGCCCACAGAACATCAGGCCGCAGAACGCGCGCCAGAGCACCAGGAGCGTGGTTTTCTTCAGGACGCTGAGTCCGCCGGTCCAATTCCCGCGAAGTTTGAGCAGGAAGACAGAACCGAAGCGCGCGTGGAAGCGCCCAGAGTTTTTCACCGCAGAGAGTCCGCGCCCGTTATTGAGGAACCTGAAGCCGATGAAACGACTTCAAGGTTTGAAGAGCCTCAGAAACCCGCGACAGAGCCGGAAGAAGAACGGTTTGAAAGGATGAACGTCGCCAGCGTTTTTGGCGGGGGCGCTGCCGAAGTGGAAGAAACCGCGGAGATCGACGAGGAAGAACAAGCCGAGGAAGCCACGCATCTTGACTCATCTCTGGAAGCACCTGAGCAAGAGCAGCAAGTGTGGACTCCAGCCGCCGGTTCTGGCGAAGTTTCTGAGCAGAATCGTGGAATGCAGGCGCGCGGCGTGATTGAGGAAGAAGAAATTGAGGAAGAAGAGAGTGACCTTCCGCGCTTTGAAGAAGATCTCGACATGGGAGAGTTCGAAGAACTGGAGGAAGAAGTTCTGGGCCAGTCCGGCGAGCAGATGGTCCCCATGGGCAAGGAATTGATGGAAGCCGTCCGGGACGCGCACGTGAACGAGCAGGCCACGGGGAAATATGAAGCCGAGGGGCTCGATCCGGACGAACTGGAAGAAGTGGAAGAAGCTTTTGGCCACGGCGAAGAAGACGCCGAGAGCGGTGACGTTGAAATCGAAGAAGCGACGCAGGAGGACCTGGAAGACGGCAGCGCGGAACATGGCGCTCCAGCAGCTTCAGGGTACCAGCAGCGTACTGAGCGCAGACCACAAGACCGTCGCGGCGGGCGCCGCAGGGGGCAAGGAGGCAGACCGATGCGTGGCCGGCCACGGCATCAGTCAGCGCGCCAGATGCCTGCCATCAGTGACCTGCTCAAGGAAGGCCAGGAAATTCTGGTCCAGATTGCCAAAGAGCCCATTGCGAAAAAAGGCGCGCGCATTACCAGCCACATCGCGCTGCCCGGACGCTATCTGGTCTACATGCCGACCGTGCACCACACGGGCGTTTCGCGCAAGATCGCTTCAGAAGAAGAGCGGCATCGCCTGAAGCGGATTGCGCTAAGCGAACGCGGCGAAGCGCAGGGGGGATTCATTGTCCGCACAGCGGCGGCGGGCGCGGAAGAACAAGACCTGCGCAACGATATTCGCTTCCTGATCAATTTATGGAATGAGATCAAGGGCCGCGCAGAAAGCTCGAAAGCACCGGCATTGATCTATCATGATTTGAACCTGGTGGAGCGTATTCTGCGCGATCAGGTGAGCGGCAGCTTTTCCGCCATATGGGCTGATACCGAGCAGGAATACGAGCGGATTCTGCGTTTCGTCAGCCGCTTCCAGCCGTCGCTGGTGAAGCGCGTAAAACTTTACAGCAAAGACACGCCGCTGTTTGAGCAGTTCAACATCACTGAAGAAATCAACAAGGCGCTTAAATCAAAAGTCTGGCTTCGGAGCGGCGGTTACATCGTCATCAACCAGACGGAAGCGCTGGTGGCCATCGACATCAACACGGGCAAATACGTGGGCAAGACCGCGCGTCTGGAAGATACCATCGTCAAGACCAATATTGACGCTATCAAAGAAATTGTTCGGCAGATACGGCTGCGCGATCTCGGCGGCATTATCGTGATCGACTTTATTGACATGGACGAGCGCCGCAATCGCGCCAAGGTAATGCAGGCGCTGGAAGAGGCTTTAAAGGCCGATCGCGCGCCTTCCAAGGTCCTGCAGTTCAACGATTTTGGCTTGGTCGCTATCACACGCAAGCGGGTAAAGCAGTCCCTGGAGCGCACGCTGGGACAGCCTTGCCCCACGTGCTCAGCCACGGGAATGATCAAGTCCGTTACGACCGTGTGCAATGAGATTTACGTGGAGATGCGCAAAATGTCGCGGCACTTTGAGCGCGACGTGATGGTCCGCGTGAATCCGGAAGTGGCCAAGGCGCTCAAGGGCAACAATGGGCGCTGGCTGCAGGAGATGGAAGAACTGGTGAAGCGGACGGTGCTGGTGAAGTCTGACCCGCTGCTGCACCCGGAGCAGTTCGATATTCAGTAA
- a CDS encoding PilN domain-containing protein: protein MIRINLLGVPKKTTRGGRRASTVAATGGGGEGSSTLILGLIFAGALAVLIGLAHVWVQREHDVLEKNLQKAQQENMRLADVKAKYEASKKKADMYERRVKVIDELKSAQSGPVDLLNLVADTINSTDAVWLDTMTNDGKTLNFTGMALSPNSVADLMANLRKTGAFRTVEIKETAQDSAVKEVQAFKFELICEMNPGYKKSQKQQS from the coding sequence ATGATTCGCATCAACCTGCTTGGAGTTCCGAAGAAAACGACGCGCGGCGGGCGCCGTGCCAGTACGGTGGCAGCCACTGGCGGAGGCGGCGAAGGATCCAGCACCCTCATCCTGGGCCTGATTTTTGCGGGTGCGCTGGCGGTGCTGATCGGTCTGGCCCATGTGTGGGTGCAGCGTGAACATGACGTGCTGGAAAAGAACCTGCAAAAAGCCCAACAGGAGAACATGCGTCTGGCGGACGTGAAAGCTAAATATGAGGCGAGCAAGAAAAAAGCCGACATGTATGAGCGCCGCGTCAAAGTCATCGACGAACTGAAATCGGCCCAATCTGGTCCCGTGGACCTGCTGAATCTGGTGGCCGATACCATCAACAGCACTGACGCGGTCTGGCTTGACACCATGACCAATGACGGCAAGACGCTGAATTTTACCGGAATGGCGTTAAGCCCGAATTCAGTGGCCGACCTGATGGCGAACCTGAGGAAGACCGGCGCATTCAGAACGGTCGAGATCAAAGAAACAGCCCAGGACAGCGCCGTGAAGGAAGTCCAGGCATTCAAGTTTGAACTGATTTGTGAAATGAACCCTGGGTACAAGAAATCCCAGAAGCAGCAGTCGTAA
- a CDS encoding pilus assembly protein PilM, giving the protein MFGIGSGKSIVGLDIGSSCIKAIELKRSKGEIVVSHLGVEPLASDIVVDSMIVDSGSVSSAISKMFGEHAIKTKSVATSVSGHSVIVKKISVQPMSEGELAESITTEAAQHIPFDIADVNVDFDILNPDDTGPQMDVLLVAVKKDKILNYTNVLSLAGKTPAVVDIDAFALQNCYEYNYQPHHDTTVALLNLGASVMNINIVKGTTPLFTRDVSVGGNQYTDSLQKELDLSFDDAESLKLGRKVGTVSEDAKLPILQQVTEIIVLEIQKTFDFFRATASGEHIERIYLAGGSSRVPGLVEALRQEFSLPVEVLNPFQRIVPPADSLEHDILEQNPGQLAVAVGLALRSFEDL; this is encoded by the coding sequence ATGTTTGGAATAGGATCAGGAAAGTCGATTGTGGGACTGGACATCGGCTCCAGTTGCATTAAGGCGATCGAACTGAAGCGCTCAAAGGGCGAGATTGTGGTTTCGCATCTGGGCGTAGAGCCGCTGGCCAGCGACATTGTGGTGGACTCCATGATCGTCGATTCGGGCAGCGTCTCCAGCGCGATCAGCAAAATGTTTGGCGAGCACGCAATCAAGACCAAATCGGTGGCGACATCGGTCAGCGGGCACTCGGTGATCGTGAAAAAAATCAGCGTTCAACCCATGAGCGAAGGCGAGCTTGCGGAAAGCATCACCACGGAAGCCGCGCAGCATATACCTTTCGATATTGCTGACGTGAACGTGGACTTTGACATCCTGAATCCTGACGATACGGGCCCGCAGATGGATGTGCTGCTGGTGGCGGTAAAGAAAGACAAGATCCTGAACTATACGAACGTGCTCTCACTGGCGGGGAAAACACCCGCGGTGGTGGATATTGATGCGTTCGCTTTGCAGAACTGCTACGAATACAACTATCAACCGCATCATGACACGACGGTGGCCCTGCTGAACCTTGGCGCCAGCGTGATGAACATCAACATCGTGAAAGGCACCACGCCGCTGTTTACCCGCGACGTGAGCGTCGGCGGCAACCAGTACACAGATTCGCTCCAGAAAGAACTGGATTTGAGTTTTGACGATGCCGAGTCACTCAAGCTTGGACGAAAAGTAGGAACGGTCAGCGAGGACGCCAAGCTGCCAATCCTGCAACAAGTAACGGAAATTATCGTGCTCGAAATCCAGAAGACATTTGACTTCTTCCGGGCCACGGCGTCTGGCGAGCACATTGAACGCATTTACCTGGCGGGCGGATCGTCACGCGTGCCCGGCCTGGTGGAAGCGCTGCGGCAGGAATTCTCCTTGCCGGTGGAAGTGCTGAACCCATTCCAGCGCATTGTTCCGCCGGCTGATTCTCTGGAGCACGACATATTGGAACAGAACCCGGGACAGCTCGCGGTTGCGGTGGGTTTGGCCCTGAGGAGCTTTGAAGACCTATGA
- a CDS encoding MarR family transcriptional regulator, whose protein sequence is MPKKFKGTPTQERALSAYVKLERAAGAAFAYARVGLEEEGLTLSQFAVLEALYHVGPQCLGDLARRILTSSGNLTLVIDNLQKRGLVKREQQGKDKRFVLACITPAGEKLIAKIFPEHARRITEVMGRLKADEQEQLGQLCRKLGKGE, encoded by the coding sequence ATGCCTAAGAAATTCAAAGGAACACCGACGCAGGAACGCGCTCTCAGTGCTTATGTGAAGCTGGAGCGCGCTGCCGGCGCTGCGTTCGCCTATGCGCGCGTCGGGCTGGAGGAAGAAGGGCTCACGCTTAGCCAGTTTGCCGTACTAGAGGCGCTGTATCACGTGGGCCCGCAGTGCCTGGGTGACCTGGCGCGGCGCATCCTTACCAGCAGCGGAAATCTTACGTTGGTGATCGATAACCTGCAGAAACGCGGTTTGGTGAAAAGAGAGCAGCAGGGCAAAGACAAGCGCTTTGTCCTGGCCTGCATCACGCCCGCCGGCGAAAAACTTATAGCCAAGATTTTTCCTGAGCACGCACGCCGGATCACCGAGGTCATGGGCCGGCTCAAGGCCGACGAGCAGGAGCAATTGGGGCAGCTCTGCCGGAAACTGGGCAAAGGCGAATAA
- a CDS encoding pirin family protein, with translation MIQVRKAKDRGHADHGWLNTYHTFSFSDYYDPKHMGFRSLRVINEDWVQPGYGFPTHPHRDMEIITVVLEGSLEHKDSMGTGSVIRPGEVQKMSAGTGVRHSEFNHSKTEPVHLYQIWILPEKEGIKPNYEQKGIPAEEKQGKLRLVASPSGGNGSNAVKLYQDAELYTVALGKSESVKHELREGRYAWIQVARGAVTVNGQELKAGDGAAVSKEMKLEINGTADGSEVLLFDLA, from the coding sequence ATGATTCAGGTAAGAAAAGCCAAAGACCGCGGCCATGCCGACCATGGCTGGCTGAACACGTACCACACATTTTCATTCAGTGATTATTACGATCCAAAGCACATGGGGTTCCGCAGCCTGCGCGTGATCAATGAAGACTGGGTGCAGCCGGGCTACGGTTTTCCCACGCATCCGCATCGCGATATGGAGATCATTACCGTGGTGCTGGAAGGGTCGCTGGAACACAAGGACAGCATGGGAACGGGCTCAGTGATCCGTCCGGGAGAAGTGCAGAAGATGAGCGCCGGGACCGGAGTTCGCCATAGCGAATTCAACCATTCAAAGACCGAACCCGTCCATCTTTACCAGATATGGATTCTGCCGGAGAAAGAAGGCATTAAGCCGAATTACGAGCAGAAGGGGATTCCTGCGGAAGAGAAGCAGGGCAAGCTCAGGCTGGTGGCATCACCAAGCGGCGGCAATGGAAGCAACGCAGTAAAGCTGTATCAGGATGCCGAGCTGTATACCGTTGCGTTGGGCAAATCGGAATCAGTGAAGCATGAGCTCAGGGAAGGTCGCTATGCATGGATACAGGTGGCACGCGGCGCGGTGACCGTGAATGGACAGGAATTGAAGGCCGGCGATGGAGCGGCGGTGTCGAAAGAAATGAAGCTGGAAATCAACGGGACTGCGGACGGCAGTGAAGTGCTGTTGTTTGATCTGGCGTAA
- a CDS encoding helix-turn-helix domain-containing protein, with the protein MNIRQASQYLGVSPDTLYKYVTEEKIPAFKLGNRWKFKKTILDQWMEQKSTMNMSGAKKKPKAAKAAVR; encoded by the coding sequence ATGAATATCCGGCAGGCCTCGCAATACCTGGGGGTCAGCCCGGACACGCTGTACAAATATGTGACCGAAGAAAAAATCCCTGCCTTCAAGCTCGGGAACCGCTGGAAGTTCAAGAAGACGATTCTGGACCAATGGATGGAACAGAAGAGCACGATGAACATGAGCGGAGCCAAGAAGAAGCCGAAAGCGGCCAAGGCAGCGGTGCGGTAA
- the rodA gene encoding rod shape-determining protein RodA, protein MRRLISFRDFDWLLLTFVLIICSLGVLEIYSTTYGTKFAGAHIRQVYWIMGGLLVMLAVSLINYQVLLENANWFYVASVVSLLAVALFGKKYLGARRWIQLPGGQHFQPSEWVKIVLILMLAKHFSGQGGQGEREDASLSEIVKAGLIAGIPMLLVLKQPDLGTALTYVPVALMGLFLGGIQFRHAAAILLIAGVLMPTLWIYGPRMHLIKQYQKDRLTSFLHPEADSQKTGYQLEQSKIAVGSGGIWGKGVRKGSQTQGSFLPEPHTDFIFAAWSEEHGFVGAVALLLLYFMVLMRLIHNAQTAPDSAGGFVVMGVVAVLLFHILVNAGMVVGFMPVTGIPLPLMSYGGSSVLFMFLALGIVMNIRMRRFVN, encoded by the coding sequence ATGCGGCGGCTGATCTCGTTTCGCGACTTTGACTGGCTCTTGCTTACGTTTGTATTGATCATCTGCTCGCTCGGCGTGCTGGAAATTTACAGCACCACTTACGGAACAAAGTTCGCCGGCGCACATATCCGCCAGGTTTACTGGATCATGGGCGGGCTGTTGGTGATGCTGGCCGTGAGCCTCATCAACTATCAAGTCCTTCTGGAAAATGCCAACTGGTTTTATGTTGCATCGGTGGTCTCGCTGTTGGCCGTCGCCCTGTTTGGCAAAAAATATCTGGGCGCACGCCGCTGGATACAGCTTCCCGGCGGACAACATTTCCAACCGTCAGAATGGGTAAAGATCGTATTGATCTTAATGCTGGCCAAACACTTCAGCGGACAGGGTGGTCAGGGTGAGCGTGAAGATGCGTCACTTTCTGAAATTGTGAAAGCCGGCTTAATTGCCGGAATTCCCATGCTGCTGGTCCTGAAGCAGCCCGATCTGGGGACCGCCCTGACGTATGTTCCTGTGGCGTTGATGGGACTGTTTCTGGGCGGAATCCAATTTCGCCACGCGGCGGCGATTCTGCTGATTGCCGGTGTGCTCATGCCGACGCTTTGGATTTACGGTCCCCGGATGCACCTGATCAAGCAATACCAGAAAGACCGTTTGACCAGTTTTCTGCATCCTGAGGCCGATTCACAGAAGACGGGGTATCAACTTGAGCAATCCAAGATAGCCGTGGGGTCAGGCGGGATTTGGGGCAAAGGTGTGCGAAAAGGCTCGCAAACACAGGGTTCATTCCTTCCTGAACCGCACACGGACTTTATTTTTGCCGCCTGGTCAGAAGAGCACGGCTTTGTGGGCGCAGTGGCCTTACTACTGCTATACTTCATGGTATTAATGCGTTTGATCCATAACGCTCAGACCGCGCCAGATAGCGCGGGCGGCTTTGTGGTGATGGGTGTGGTGGCGGTTTTGCTGTTCCACATCCTGGTAAACGCGGGAATGGTGGTCGGGTTTATGCCCGTCACCGGTATTCCTTTACCGCTGATGAGCTATGGCGGTTCGTCAGTTTTGTTCATGTTTCTGGCGCTGGGTATTGTGATGAATATTCGGATGCGCCGTTTCGTGAACTAA